In a genomic window of Sutcliffiella sp. FSL R7-0096:
- a CDS encoding YybS family protein, protein MKETKHITEGATLLGIYVLLLLITLYIPFLGMITLLAMVVPFVVFTARNGWKSGIWLTVVAGLLSVLLGSPLALVLSIPASTVGVVMGHLIGNKANRYAILGAATGVYLINYILAYVVAIVLFNIDFMEVLQGMIRESMQASESIATSLGQENAQEGLERMEEYLGYSTYLLPAMFVLTSFVHAFFSQLFTVFIVRRLKMQVTPFPPFRELMLPRSLLWYYLIVLILSLMQPEEGSTLYMAVLNLSFILMLLMTVQGFSFIFFFCYKKGISKAVPITILILSFLIPPLVYIIRMIGIVDIGFQLRERIQGNNKGK, encoded by the coding sequence GTGAAAGAAACCAAACATATAACTGAAGGAGCCACACTGCTTGGCATTTACGTGCTGCTACTGCTCATCACACTCTATATTCCATTTCTGGGCATGATTACCCTCCTAGCGATGGTTGTCCCATTTGTCGTGTTCACCGCCAGAAACGGTTGGAAATCAGGGATCTGGCTCACTGTGGTCGCCGGCCTTTTAAGCGTTCTGCTTGGATCGCCATTGGCCTTGGTGTTGAGTATTCCAGCCAGCACGGTCGGTGTCGTGATGGGACACCTCATCGGAAACAAAGCTAACCGTTATGCTATTCTAGGCGCTGCTACCGGGGTTTACTTAATCAATTATATTCTGGCATACGTTGTTGCTATCGTTCTTTTTAACATTGATTTCATGGAAGTATTGCAGGGGATGATCAGAGAGTCGATGCAAGCATCAGAATCCATCGCCACTTCTCTTGGACAGGAGAATGCACAAGAGGGTCTTGAAAGAATGGAGGAGTACCTAGGCTATTCCACCTATCTTTTGCCGGCCATGTTTGTGCTTACTTCATTTGTGCATGCCTTTTTCTCTCAGCTCTTCACTGTTTTTATTGTGCGGAGGTTGAAGATGCAGGTGACACCTTTCCCTCCATTCAGGGAATTGATGCTGCCAAGAAGCTTGCTTTGGTATTATTTGATTGTATTGATTTTGTCCCTCATGCAGCCGGAAGAGGGATCTACCTTATATATGGCGGTACTTAACCTTTCGTTTATCCTGATGCTACTGATGACGGTGCAAGGATTTTCGTTCATTTTCTTCTTTTGTTATAAAAAAGGAATATCAAAGGCGGTGCCGATTACAATCCTAATTTTATCCTTCCTTATCCCACCTTTGGTCTATATAATAAGAATGATAGGAATAGTAGATATCGGCTTTCAATTGAGAGAGAGAATACAGGGCAATAATAAAGGAAAATAA